The region GAAAGTAAACGCTCATTTATAACGCAACTTTCCTTACACAAAACCGTCAGTCTGTCTCAAAAATACCCAAAATTATCAATTTTAAGAGTTCTTAAATGTATTTTTTGAAAACTAATTGAGATTTTTGCTCTTTTACTCAAATACGTTTTAAGACTTTAAATTTTTATTATAACAGCATTATATGGCTTTAATATGCTAAAAATACCCGATAATAAAGCCTCTATTACCTTTTTAAAGTTATCCGATAAGTCCTTAAAACTGACTATATTCATAATTCGTTTTAGATTATAAACTAAAGCTATCAATCCAAAGTCTGCACTGGCTCTTATAATACCTTTTTTGGTCATGATGTGATCAAAACCCCAACCACGCTTTATCGTTCCATAAGGATGTTCTACCAAAGCCTGTCTTTTTTTATAGAGGTTTCCACTTTCTTTTATACGTTTGGCATTGTTTTCTATATGCTCTGTATATTGACTACGTTGAATAACCTTTCCGTTAGCTTTTGAAGTAGTGCATTGCTCTCTAACCGGACAGCTTTTACAAGTTTTGGTTTTGTATTGTTTAAAGGTGTAATTTCTACCTTTATAATGTGATCCATTGCTTTTTAAAGTATGACCTTCTGGACACGTATAAGTATCTTCTTCTTTGTTGTAAACAAAATATTCTGCATTATAATCTGGATTTGGCGCTTGACTTTTTCTGCCTATTGCTGGAATCGCTACTAGAGTCTTTATACCAAGTTGATCTGCTGTGTGGAATTCGCTTCCTGTGTGGTAACCTTTATCATAGAGCGCAGTAAACTCATTAGATTTTAAAATATCTTTAGCTCGCTTGAGCATATCACCCATGGCTTTTTTGTCATTCTTATTGGTGATTTTATAGTCAATTAGTAACTTGTGTTCTGCATCTACAGTAGTTTGGGCAGTATAGCATACTTCTGTTATTGATCCTCTT is a window of Polaribacter litorisediminis DNA encoding:
- a CDS encoding IS1182 family transposase is translated as MEYLQGELRGQTVLFKTCIDDMVPEDNTVRLIDQFVDSLNLEEMGFNVLASKGRPPYNPADLLKLYIYGYMNRMRSSRVLEKECRRNIEVIWLMKTLKPDHNTIARFRKDNPKAIKRVFRYSVELAKNFNLIGGVLIAGDSTKLRAQNSKKNNYNKKKIKRHLDYIDKKLEEHNADLSKADGDKKEEIEKQINKRKNQRQKYEALQKELEKDKTTENPQISTSDPESKHQIVRGSITEVCYTAQTTVDAEHKLLIDYKITNKNDKKAMGDMLKRAKDILKSNEFTALYDKGYHTGSEFHTADQLGIKTLVAIPAIGRKSQAPNPDYNAEYFVYNKEEDTYTCPEGHTLKSNGSHYKGRNYTFKQYKTKTCKSCPVREQCTTSKANGKVIQRSQYTEHIENNAKRIKESGNLYKKRQALVEHPYGTIKRGWGFDHIMTKKGIIRASADFGLIALVYNLKRIMNIVSFKDLSDNFKKVIEALLSGIFSILKPYNAVIIKI